The genomic DNA ACCTTGCTGTTCTCGATCTCGCCCGAGACGATGAAGTAGGTGAGGGAGAAGTTCGTCGTGATGAGCAGCGGCGACTCGGGGGAGGGCTCGCCGATCTTGTAGATCTTCTGCTCCACCTGCATCGGCACCTGCGGGTCGGTGTAGATGTTCTGCCGCAGGGTGAAGAGGGCGAGGTTCTTCCACCGCTCGATGCTGTTCATGACGACGATGGAAGCGTACTTCGCCACGCCGAGCATGCCGAGGAGCAGCTCGAGCATGCGGTCGTCCCGCTGGGCGAAGGTGATCACCGGGTAGCCGACGGACTTCACGTTCTTCTTCACCGCCGCTCTCCTGATGAACGTATTCTGCTCGAGGATCTCCTTAGCGGTCCGCGCGCCGCCGTCGATCACCATGTCCTCCACGCCGAGGCCCTTGATCTTCTCGGTAAGGTCCGTGAGCTCACCGAGCCCCTTTGCGGCGACGCCGAGGGTGACCTTGTAATTCTTCGCCAGTCCTGCCAGCGCCTCTGCATTGGAAGCATTAGCGCCGTAGAGGATAGGCTTTTTGTCGCCGACGATCTTGAGCGCCGCTTCCGCAGCCGCCGCATTGCCCGTCCCGAGGATCAGGGAGACTCCCGGGGCCTTGGCGGCGATCGCCTTCACCGCGCCCTCGAACGTGCCGGCGTCGCTGGAGGCGTTGTTCACGAAGATCGCATCGACTCTCAGCCTCTGGCCGACGCGCTCGATCTCCGAGTTGAGCACCCCGTCGACGATCGTGCCGATCTCAGCCTCGGACATCGTGTCCTTCACCTCGACGGCAAAGGCGCAGGGGTTCACGAACTTCTTTTCGTGCCTGAAGAGGACCGTCTCCTCGCCCATCTTCATCGCCTTGTCGCCCGCGCCGAGCGTAATCGGCCGCACGGGAGGAGCGGACGCCTCGCCGAGAATCCTCTTCGCCTCTTCGGAGACGTCGGGGCACGAATCCAGCGTCGCCTGCCGCTGGGCGAGCTTCATGGCAAAGGCGAGACAGGTCGGGTGCCCGCACTTCTTGCAGTTGGTTTTCGGAAGCAGCTTGAATATTTCAACGCCTGACAGAGCCATATAGTCTTACCTCCCTTACATTAATTCGTCGATGAATTTTTCGACGGCCTTGACCGCCTCGGGATGCCGCATGATGAGCAGCTCGGCGCCGGCCATCATCAGCGCGCCGGCGGTGGTGACTTCCCAGGCGATGCTCCGCTCCTCGAGCGAGCCGCCTATCGGGAGGTCGGCCTCGGAGGCCTGGGCCTCTTTCACCTTCCACGCATAAAACCCTACGTCGGCGAGCATCGGCTGCTGCATGGTCACATCGTTCTGGGTGAGCGCCGCGAGCCTGATGCGCTCCATGACCGAGTAGGTGTATTCGAGGCCGTAGCCCAGCGCCGACGACATCGGGTCGGTGAGTATCTTCTCTTTATCGAACCCCATCTGGGTGATGAGGATGTTGAGCTGCTTGGAAAGGTTGATATCGAGCTCGGACATGGCGATCAGTTTGTGGTCGTTCGCCATCGCCGCGGCAGCGATCGTCTTGTAGTTGGCCTCCTGGGCCTTGCCGATGACGCAGTTCTTTCCCTTCGCTGCCTCGGCGACGGCGACGAGCACCGCCGAATCCTTTTCGACGTGGTTGCTGCCGAGGATGATCAGGGGAACCTTGATCGCGGCGAGGACATCCTTGACGGTCTTTGCAGCGTCTTCCGGCGACCGGTTGTCGCGGTCGGGATGGGTGCCGACGAGCCTGAGGGTGATCGCCTTCGCTTTCAGCTCGTTCTGGCAGTACTGGGCCCACTTCACCGGGTCAGCCGATACGGCGGCGTACGGCTTCTTCACCATGTCGGGCCAGTCTTCGGGAGCTACATCCTGGACTTCATACGCAACGAGCGGCCTGTTGGGCACATTCCCTTCGAAGGCATGGAAGGGGAGCACATTCTCTCCGCCGATCCTGGCAGCGCCCTCGGTGCCGATGGTAACCTCATACACTTTTCCTGAGTACGTCTCTTTCGGTGCAGCAAAAGCCATGGTAACCTCCTACATTTCGAGATAGGAATGTGCGTAAAGGGTGTTGCCCGTTATCACATCGATGGTTTTTACGGTCTCGACCACCTCATGCGGGTCGGCGATCGCCGCCGTCAATCCCTCGTACATGAGCAGCGCGAGATAGTATTTATTCAGAATGGGTCTGAGCGGCTTGGGACAGCCGTTCGATATATTGCTGAGGCCGACGACGGTCTTCATCGGAGGGTCATTGAGCTCCTGGAACATCTTGATCGCCTGAACGACCTTGATGGCCTGGTCCTGCGTCGTGGCGATCTGGAGCACGAGGGGATCGAGGTAGAGGTCCTCGAGAGGAAGGCCGTACTCCATGGCGCGCGCCATGATCTCCGAAGCGATGGCGGCGCGCTCTTCGGCATCGGCGGGAAGGCCGCCTTTTCCTACGGTGAGGCCGATGACCTGGCAGCTGTACTTCGCGCCGAGCTCGAGGATGGGAAACCGCTCGGGGTCGTTGGAGGTGGAGTTGATGAGCGCCCGTCCCCATTCATTATTATGGACCTTGAGACCCGCCTCGATCGCCTTGAAGTTCGTCGTATCGAGGCAGATGGGCAGCGGCACCACCTCCTGGATGGTGGTCACCATCCACTGCATCAAATCTTCTCCCCCGTCTTCCGCAGGGCCGATATTCGCATCGATCATGCCCGCTCCCTGCTTCCACTGGTTCGTGGCTATCTCTTGAATAGGCCCTTTGTCCTTCTTCATCATAGCCTCCCGGACCCGCTTGGCTATAATGCTCAACTTCTCCCCGATTACCAGCATCTCTCTTCTCCTTTCCGTTGCAGAATATAGTTTGTTCAAACAAAATCGTTGAATATTAACGAAAATATAAACGATTAATGTATCACAAAACGAAACCGTATTGTCATGAGTTTATTTTATGCATCTATAAACGACATCCGGCATGCTCGGGGGCCTTCGCCGTATAAGGGCGCCCTTACGCTGCCTACGGTATCTGCAACGACTGGAGAATAGAATAGAGCGCTTGTACCGCCCTGGCATCCTCGGGGAGCTCGAAGACCGGCTTTCCCTCCAGGTCGTACTTGAAGATCATTTCATCCTGGGGGACCAGCCCCGCCACCACGACACCGGCCTTCTCGGCCATTTTCCTCAGCTCTTCGCCTTCGTATCCTATCACCCGGTTTATGATCAGCACTCTTCTTTCTACCTCGAGCTGCAGCTCATCGACGAGCCTGTTGATCCGCTCCGCGGTCATGACGCCCTTTACCGTCGGGTCGCTGACGATGATCAGCAGATCGACCCTGTGCGTCGTCCTCCGGCTCAGATGCTCCATGCCCGCTTCGTTGTCGATGACCACATAGGGATATTTCTCGGAGAGCAGATCGGTGTATTTCCGGATGATGTTATTGGCGGCGCAGTAACAGCCGGGACCTTCCGGCCTCCCCATCACCATGAGATCAAAACCCTTCGCCTCGATGATGGATTGCTGCACCTGGTAGTCGAAGAGCTGCTCCATCGACATGCCGCCCGGCCTGTCGCCGCCGCCCCTGACCGCCTGCAGGGACTCTTCTCTCAGGCTCCCGATGGTCGCATGCACGTCGAGTCCGAGGGCCTCATTCAGGCAGGCGTTGCTGTCTGCGTCCACGGCGAGGACAGGACCTCTCCTCCTGCTCACCAGATATTTGACCACGAGCCCGGCGAGGCTCGTCTTTCCTGTTCCTCCCTTGCCTGCAAAGGCTATTGTGAAGGCCACCTCTGAGCTCCTCCTGGAAAATGCGCTCTCTACGGTTTTTACCGGCAGGATACAGTTATGCGTGCGACGCAACTACAGCGACAGCTATCTGTCTCTGCCTTCATTACTATGTTCAGCCTTTGACTTTCAATGCAGCACGATCAAGCCGGAAGGGCTGCCCTACTCCATACGCTCCAGGATTCCGGGCAATTCGAACATACTTTCTATTATAAAATCAGAACCACGTAAAAAGTCCAATGTTTTGTAACCGTAGGTAACACTCACGGTCCTGATCCCTGCCGCTTTCCCCGCCTCGATGTCGTAATTACTATCGCCGACCATGACCGCATCACGAGCATTAATACCAAATCTATCAAGGACATAGAGAATAGGCAGCGGCGAGGGCTTCCGCTCCTCCGTCGTGTCGCTACCAACAATTATATCAAGGTACTTAGCAAGTGCCAACTTTTCAAGAATCTTGACGGAGAGCGCCTCCCGCTTGTTCGAAATCACCGCTTTCCGGCAGCCCGTCAACTGTTCCAGGGTCTCCCGTACGCCGGGATAGACCGTCGTCTCGTCCACGAGATGCTCCGCATAGTACGCCAGAAAACGGTCAACAAGCGCATCACGACCGGCGTTAAGGTGTTCTTTAGCGATGACCTTCTCCATCAACCGGGTAACCCCTTCCCCGATGAGGCCGATGGTCTCCTTGACCGTGAGCGGTTGAACACCGTACGGCGCTATGGCATGATTGACGGCATTGGCGATATCGCGGCTCGAGTCAACAAGAGTTCCGTCGAGATCGAAGATGATGAGCTCAATCGGCATCCTTATACTGTAATAAAAAGGAGCGGCAAAGCTCAATCGCCACGGTCTCCCGCCGCGCTCTCCCGATAAAGGCGCAAGGGGCTTGAGTAAATGACTCTGGAAATGTAATATAGGGGAACTATGCTCCACAAGGACTATGGAACCTTCGGGCTCGTCTCGGTCTCACGGAAGAAAGCCCAGAAGATCGCCAGGATCGTCATCGCAGCGCTCGTCTCTGTTGCCGCAGCGTTTCTTCTCTTCCTCTATGCACAGTAACGCAGGCGCGCACGCTCGCTCGCGATATCGCCTTCTCCCCGATCCGCACGCTCCCGGAGCGCCCTCCGGCGAGAGCCCGCGCGCTGCCGCCACGGCGGAGCGAGGGCATACCGTTCGACAACCGTCATGGCGGAACTCATCATCATAGGCGGCGGACTCGC from Nitrospirota bacterium includes the following:
- the acsC gene encoding acetyl-CoA decarbonylase/synthase complex subunit gamma translates to MALSGVEIFKLLPKTNCKKCGHPTCLAFAMKLAQRQATLDSCPDVSEEAKRILGEASAPPVRPITLGAGDKAMKMGEETVLFRHEKKFVNPCAFAVEVKDTMSEAEIGTIVDGVLNSEIERVGQRLRVDAIFVNNASSDAGTFEGAVKAIAAKAPGVSLILGTGNAAAAEAALKIVGDKKPILYGANASNAEALAGLAKNYKVTLGVAAKGLGELTDLTEKIKGLGVEDMVIDGGARTAKEILEQNTFIRRAAVKKNVKSVGYPVITFAQRDDRMLELLLGMLGVAKYASIVVMNSIERWKNLALFTLRQNIYTDPQVPMQVEQKIYKIGEPSPESPLLITTNFSLTYFIVSGEIENSKVPCRLAVLDSEGLSVLTGWAAGKFTASKIAAFLQESGIENEIKNKELIIPGYVAILSGAIEEKLPGWKVTVGPREANGLPAFLKAR
- a CDS encoding acetyl-CoA decarbonylase/synthase complex subunit delta translates to MAFAAPKETYSGKVYEVTIGTEGAARIGGENVLPFHAFEGNVPNRPLVAYEVQDVAPEDWPDMVKKPYAAVSADPVKWAQYCQNELKAKAITLRLVGTHPDRDNRSPEDAAKTVKDVLAAIKVPLIILGSNHVEKDSAVLVAVAEAAKGKNCVIGKAQEANYKTIAAAAMANDHKLIAMSELDINLSKQLNILITQMGFDKEKILTDPMSSALGYGLEYTYSVMERIRLAALTQNDVTMQQPMLADVGFYAWKVKEAQASEADLPIGGSLEERSIAWEVTTAGALMMAGAELLIMRHPEAVKAVEKFIDELM
- a CDS encoding dihydropteroate synthase; the encoded protein is MLVIGEKLSIIAKRVREAMMKKDKGPIQEIATNQWKQGAGMIDANIGPAEDGGEDLMQWMVTTIQEVVPLPICLDTTNFKAIEAGLKVHNNEWGRALINSTSNDPERFPILELGAKYSCQVIGLTVGKGGLPADAEERAAIASEIMARAMEYGLPLEDLYLDPLVLQIATTQDQAIKVVQAIKMFQELNDPPMKTVVGLSNISNGCPKPLRPILNKYYLALLMYEGLTAAIADPHEVVETVKTIDVITGNTLYAHSYLEM
- a CDS encoding carbon monoxide dehydrogenase yields the protein MAFTIAFAGKGGTGKTSLAGLVVKYLVSRRRGPVLAVDADSNACLNEALGLDVHATIGSLREESLQAVRGGGDRPGGMSMEQLFDYQVQQSIIEAKGFDLMVMGRPEGPGCYCAANNIIRKYTDLLSEKYPYVVIDNEAGMEHLSRRTTHRVDLLIIVSDPTVKGVMTAERINRLVDELQLEVERRVLIINRVIGYEGEELRKMAEKAGVVVAGLVPQDEMIFKYDLEGKPVFELPEDARAVQALYSILQSLQIP
- a CDS encoding HAD-IA family hydrolase, whose translation is MPIELIIFDLDGTLVDSSRDIANAVNHAIAPYGVQPLTVKETIGLIGEGVTRLMEKVIAKEHLNAGRDALVDRFLAYYAEHLVDETTVYPGVRETLEQLTGCRKAVISNKREALSVKILEKLALAKYLDIIVGSDTTEERKPSPLPILYVLDRFGINARDAVMVGDSNYDIEAGKAAGIRTVSVTYGYKTLDFLRGSDFIIESMFELPGILERME